Genomic segment of Arthrobacter antioxidans:
AGAGCCCGTAGATGCCCAGGCCCACGCGCACCAGATCGAAATGGCAGTCGGGCCGCGAGAAGGTGGCGGGGGTGTTCGCGAGGTGCCGCACCTCGACGTCGATCCCTGCGGTCTCGGCGACGGCGACGGCGTCGCGGAACGCCTGCACCTGCAGGTCGGTCTCGGGCCGGGCGGGCTCGTCGGCGACGGCCAGGTGGGAGAAGATCCCGACCACGCGGATCAGGCCTTCCTCCTGGTGGGCGACGGCGCGGCCGAGCAGGGCCTCCCACTGCTCCGGCGGGCAGCCGTTGCGGCCCAACCCGGTGTCGATCTTCAGGTGCACGATGGCGGGGCGCTCGAGCTCGCGCGCGGCGGCGACCACGTGCTCCAGCTCCCACCCGGAGATCCCCAGGTCCAGTCCGTGCTCCACGCCGGCGGTGAAGTCGGTCCGCACGGTGTGCAGCCAGGCGAGGATGGGCGCCTCGATGCCGGCCTTCCTCAGGGCGACGCCCTCGCTGACGTGGGCCACGCCGAGCCACGCGGCGCCCGCCTCGAGCGCGGCGCGTGCCACCGGGAGCGCCCCGTGACCGTAGGCGTCGGCCTTCACGACGGCCATCACGCGCGCGGGGTGCGCCACGTCGCGGAGGTGGCGGATGTTGTGCCGCAGCGCATCGAGGTCGATCTCTGCAGCGCGTTCGGGGAAAGTCACCCGACCCATTCTGCCAGTTCCGCCTGCACGTCCGCCGTCGGACGGGTGCGTGGGCGGTGGGCTTGCACCCGGCGATGCCGACCGGAAGAATCGAAGACATGTTCGATTCGGAGCGGGACGAGCGCACCTGTGAACTCCGCCGCGAGGACGGACGACCGTGCGGTGGGGCCGTGGGCGGAGCCCCCGTCGCGGTGTGCCGCGCGCATGCTGCGGTGATCGGCGACTGGGTGGCCGCCGAGTACGGCGTGACCGACGTCCTGCCCGGCGCATGCCGCGCCTGCGGCTCGCGCCTCGGGGTCCGGTACCCCTCCGCCTGGGTGTGCGCGGCCTGCGAGTGGCGGGTCGGGGACGTCCTCGACGACGGTCTGCCGCCGCCGCGCGTGGACATCGTGTACTACCTCCGGTTCGGGGACCGCATCAAGATCGGCACGACGGCGAATCCGCGGCAGCGGCTCGCCCGCCTGTGGCATGACGAGGTGCTGGCGTTCGAGCAGGGGGACCGGCTTCTGGAGTACCGCCGTCACCAGGAGTTCGCCGCCTCACGCCTCGGCCGGTCGGAGTGGTTCGCCGCGTCCCAGGACCTCGAGGAGCATGTCCGCGACCTCGCTGCGGGGGTCGAGGACCCGTGGGCGCGGTACGCCCGGTGGCTGGGCGAGGCCGCGGCGCGGCGCGGCTGAACAGCCCTGCGACGAAAAGCAAACACCAGGTGAACGG
This window contains:
- the alr gene encoding alanine racemase is translated as MGRVTFPERAAEIDLDALRHNIRHLRDVAHPARVMAVVKADAYGHGALPVARAALEAGAAWLGVAHVSEGVALRKAGIEAPILAWLHTVRTDFTAGVEHGLDLGISGWELEHVVAAARELERPAIVHLKIDTGLGRNGCPPEQWEALLGRAVAHQEEGLIRVVGIFSHLAVADEPARPETDLQVQAFRDAVAVAETAGIDVEVRHLANTPATFSRPDCHFDLVRVGLGIYGLSPFADQGSEDLGLQPVMTFSTTVANCKEVPAGQGVSYGYAYRTRKPTTLGLIPVGYADGVPRIATGAPVLVGGRVYPVVGRIAMDQLVIDFGATGLVDTPASPLGERAVLFGGRDAPPVEDWAAAAQTINYEVVTRISDRVERVYLDAPREGSDESGS
- a CDS encoding GIY-YIG nuclease family protein; its protein translation is MFDSERDERTCELRREDGRPCGGAVGGAPVAVCRAHAAVIGDWVAAEYGVTDVLPGACRACGSRLGVRYPSAWVCAACEWRVGDVLDDGLPPPRVDIVYYLRFGDRIKIGTTANPRQRLARLWHDEVLAFEQGDRLLEYRRHQEFAASRLGRSEWFAASQDLEEHVRDLAAGVEDPWARYARWLGEAAARRG